The following are encoded together in the Pseudodesulfovibrio indicus genome:
- a CDS encoding energy-coupling factor ABC transporter ATP-binding protein, with product MIDLNTVTYAYPSGDEVLSDISLVLPKGGLLGLAGANGSGKSTLLALMAGLFAPTRGSLEVAGRVSPGNEGSIRSVCRLVMQDADLQILGATVEEDLLLGRKRSGEVVEEARAMAERLNLLKYWDHPVQTLSWGTKRKLCLAAALLDKPRVLLLDEPFSGLDYPGMKEMRALIRDNRAAGLTQVVASHDLESLIDLVDGLAVLDNGVLALNGPAETVLDRVAEHGVRAPGSWTACRTVVPWDGEPA from the coding sequence ATGATCGATCTGAATACCGTGACCTACGCCTATCCTTCCGGCGACGAAGTCCTTTCCGACATATCCCTGGTCCTGCCCAAGGGCGGGCTGCTCGGGCTGGCCGGGGCCAACGGCAGCGGCAAATCCACGCTGCTCGCCCTCATGGCCGGGTTGTTCGCACCCACCAGGGGATCCCTGGAAGTGGCGGGGCGGGTCAGTCCCGGCAACGAGGGGTCCATCCGCTCGGTCTGCCGTCTGGTCATGCAGGACGCCGACCTCCAGATCCTGGGGGCCACGGTGGAGGAGGACCTGCTCCTGGGCCGCAAGCGGTCCGGGGAGGTGGTGGAGGAGGCCCGGGCCATGGCCGAGCGGCTGAACCTGCTCAAGTACTGGGACCACCCGGTGCAGACCCTGTCCTGGGGAACCAAGCGCAAGCTCTGCCTGGCCGCGGCCCTGCTCGACAAGCCGCGCGTCCTGCTCCTGGACGAGCCGTTTTCCGGCCTCGATTATCCGGGCATGAAGGAGATGCGCGCCCTTATCCGCGACAACCGCGCCGCAGGGCTGACCCAGGTGGTGGCCAGCCACGACCTGGAGAGCCTCATCGACCTCGTGGACGGCCTGGCCGTGCTCGACAACGGCGTGCTGGCCCTGAACGGCCCGGCCGAGACCGTGCTCGACCGCGTGGCGGAACACGGCGTGCGCGCGCCCGGTTCGTGGACCGCCTGCCGGACCGTCGTCCCCTGGGACGGGGAGCCCGCCTGA
- a CDS encoding cobalt transporter, with product MSPIAAFVRGLDPRLKLAAALVIGPCLWKVHIFMAVACALFLLFLAVPLAAGQAVGGKMVRSLLSFVLLWVAVKGGLDALGGVPSEYIAMDAAQLSVRLTALLLLGLTLALSTSARSLGLAVAWALRPVLGRERAWRVALSLSLMVHFLPACLASMSQVREVAARRCPEAGFFARMRIVPQAVIRNLGQKTWNQTLAVACRRLDGADAWASDFVWTGRDWIAASFLLPVVALMLFL from the coding sequence ATGTCCCCGATTGCAGCCTTTGTCCGGGGGCTGGACCCTCGGCTCAAGTTGGCGGCCGCCCTGGTCATCGGCCCTTGTCTGTGGAAGGTCCACATCTTCATGGCGGTGGCCTGTGCCCTGTTCCTGCTCTTCCTGGCCGTGCCGCTGGCCGCCGGGCAAGCGGTGGGGGGGAAGATGGTCCGCAGCCTGCTGTCCTTCGTCCTGCTCTGGGTTGCGGTCAAGGGGGGGCTGGACGCGCTGGGCGGCGTCCCTTCGGAATACATCGCCATGGATGCGGCCCAGTTGTCGGTCCGGCTGACCGCGCTGCTCCTGCTCGGCCTGACCCTGGCCCTGTCCACCTCGGCCCGGTCCCTCGGCCTGGCCGTGGCCTGGGCGCTGCGTCCGGTCCTCGGGCGAGAGCGCGCCTGGCGCGTGGCCCTGTCCCTCTCGCTGATGGTCCATTTTCTGCCCGCCTGCCTGGCCTCCATGTCCCAGGTCCGCGAGGTGGCGGCCCGGCGCTGTCCGGAGGCGGGGTTCTTCGCCCGCATGCGCATCGTGCCCCAGGCCGTGATCCGCAACCTCGGCCAAAAAACCTGGAACCAGACCCTGGCCGTGGCCTGTCGCCGCCTGGACGGCGCCGATGCCTGGGCTTCGGACTTCGTCTGGACGGGGCGCGACTGGATTGCCGCTTCGTTCCTGCTCCCCGTCGTGGCCCTGATGCTTTTTCTCTAG
- the arsS gene encoding arsenosugar biosynthesis radical SAM (seleno)protein ArsS (Some members of this family are selenoproteins.), whose translation MNSFDAKVGGPLHAADLDILQVNVGLRCNQACIHCHLECSPARDEVMSAETMHRIAGLADAIRPKLVDITGGAPELNPNLRGFVAALADAGHTVQVRTNLSAMEEPGCGDYPEFFAEKGVGLVASMPCYLEENVDRMRGEHCYASSIRMLKRLNGLGYGRGEGLTLDLVFNPGGPALPPGQACLEQDYKREMASRHGVVFDRLLTITNLPIGRFMKTLKSEGGDAEYMHLLDSSFNPATVSGLMCRHQVNVGWDGRLYDCDFNQALGLPLADGAPSSLDEFDLTAMVERVIVTGPHCLGCTAGAGSSCGGALDG comes from the coding sequence ATGAACAGCTTTGACGCCAAGGTCGGCGGGCCGCTGCACGCCGCCGATCTGGATATATTGCAGGTCAACGTCGGCCTCAGATGCAACCAGGCATGCATTCACTGCCATCTGGAGTGTTCCCCGGCGCGGGACGAGGTGATGTCCGCCGAGACCATGCACCGCATTGCGGGCCTGGCCGACGCCATCCGCCCGAAGCTGGTGGACATCACCGGCGGCGCGCCCGAACTGAACCCGAACCTGCGCGGTTTCGTTGCCGCACTGGCGGACGCGGGCCATACGGTCCAGGTGCGCACCAACCTGTCCGCCATGGAGGAGCCGGGGTGCGGCGACTATCCGGAATTTTTCGCCGAGAAGGGCGTGGGACTGGTCGCCTCCATGCCGTGCTACCTGGAGGAGAACGTGGACCGCATGCGCGGCGAGCACTGCTACGCGAGCTCCATCCGCATGCTCAAGCGGCTGAACGGGCTGGGCTACGGCAGGGGAGAGGGTTTGACCCTCGATCTGGTCTTCAACCCCGGCGGCCCGGCGCTCCCTCCGGGCCAGGCGTGCCTGGAGCAGGACTACAAGCGCGAGATGGCGTCCCGCCACGGCGTGGTCTTCGACCGGCTGCTGACCATCACCAACCTGCCCATCGGCCGGTTCATGAAGACCCTCAAGTCCGAGGGCGGCGACGCCGAGTACATGCATCTGCTCGACAGCTCCTTCAATCCCGCCACGGTTTCCGGGCTCATGTGCCGCCATCAGGTGAATGTGGGCTGGGACGGGCGGCTCTACGACTGCGATTTCAATCAGGCCCTCGGGCTGCCCCTGGCCGACGGTGCGCCGTCCTCCCTGGACGAATTCGACCTTACGGCCATGGTGGAGCGGGTCATCGTCACCGGGCCGCATTGTCTCGGCTGCACGGCAGGGGCGGGATCGAGCTGCGGCGGGGCATTGGACGGCTGA
- a CDS encoding DMT family transporter, with protein MFQGLVFAVISAACFGSMAILVKLGYAAGMSGPVMMQFRFSFGTLLLFFYLLAKDRTLLRISLRDLAKCAFLGMVAYWTQTTCFVAALETIPASTTALVLYGHPMVVTLLSGLFLKMPVNRTMLLSLGLVMTGCCLVFYDAFLRAVDPTGLAYALGAMATFSVYLILMQVLLKNIRPLKATFYIMLGAAVSFTLSGDVTAWMRLDGGQQTAIALALGLIPGVMAVAFLYTAIEKIGSAYACIFSSVEPIITLSAAAAFLGEQVVWLQMGGAGLIIFGIVVPNLRRRRPQLA; from the coding sequence ATGTTCCAGGGACTCGTCTTCGCGGTCATCTCGGCCGCCTGCTTCGGCTCCATGGCCATCCTGGTCAAGCTCGGCTACGCGGCGGGCATGTCCGGGCCGGTGATGATGCAGTTCCGATTCTCCTTCGGCACCCTGCTCCTGTTTTTCTACCTCTTGGCCAAGGACCGGACCCTGCTGCGCATCTCCCTGCGCGACCTGGCCAAGTGCGCTTTTCTGGGGATGGTGGCCTACTGGACGCAGACCACCTGCTTCGTGGCGGCGCTGGAGACCATCCCGGCCTCGACCACGGCCCTGGTCCTGTACGGCCACCCCATGGTCGTGACCCTGCTCTCCGGCCTGTTCCTCAAGATGCCCGTCAACCGGACCATGCTCCTGTCGCTGGGGCTGGTCATGACCGGCTGCTGCCTGGTGTTCTACGACGCCTTCCTGCGCGCGGTGGACCCGACCGGACTGGCTTACGCCCTGGGGGCCATGGCCACCTTTTCGGTATACCTGATCCTGATGCAGGTGCTGCTCAAGAATATCCGTCCCCTCAAGGCGACCTTCTACATCATGCTGGGTGCGGCGGTTTCCTTCACCCTGTCGGGCGACGTCACCGCCTGGATGCGGCTGGACGGCGGCCAGCAGACGGCCATCGCCCTGGCCCTGGGGCTGATCCCCGGCGTGATGGCGGTGGCCTTCCTGTACACGGCCATAGAGAAGATCGGCAGCGCCTACGCGTGCATCTTCTCCTCGGTCGAACCGATCATCACCCTTTCGGCGGCCGCCGCGTTTCTGGGGGAGCAGGTGGTCTGGCTGCAAATGGGCGGCGCGGGTTTGATCATCTTCGGCATCGTAGTGCCGAACCTCCGCCGCAGAAGGCCCCAGTTGGCCTAG
- a CDS encoding DUF4198 domain-containing protein yields the protein MKKLTAALAALCVILFAGNAFAHFGMLIPDTDELTQEKRTVELTLSFSHPFEGQGMVLEKPAAFFMTVDNGDRVDLLSTLKETKVMDFPAWKTAYTAKRPGLLTFVFDPVPYKEDAENNYIRHITKVVVDAYGEGEEWNTPVGLDTEIVPLTRPFGNYAGNVFQGVVLVNGKPAPYTRVEVEFYNKDGKRQAPNDRMVTQEVLCDGQGVFTFACPWKGWWGFAGLNTAEKPYEGRELEMGAVIWVEMK from the coding sequence ATGAAAAAGCTGACTGCCGCCCTTGCGGCCCTGTGCGTAATTCTTTTCGCGGGCAATGCGTTCGCCCATTTCGGCATGCTCATCCCGGACACCGACGAGCTGACCCAGGAGAAGCGGACCGTCGAGCTGACCCTGTCCTTCTCCCATCCCTTCGAGGGCCAGGGCATGGTCCTGGAAAAGCCCGCCGCCTTTTTCATGACCGTGGACAACGGCGACCGCGTCGATCTGCTGTCCACCCTCAAGGAGACCAAGGTCATGGACTTCCCGGCATGGAAGACTGCGTATACCGCCAAGCGGCCCGGTCTGCTGACCTTCGTCTTCGACCCGGTCCCCTACAAGGAGGACGCGGAGAACAATTACATCCGGCACATCACCAAGGTCGTGGTGGACGCCTATGGCGAGGGTGAGGAATGGAACACGCCGGTCGGCCTGGATACCGAGATCGTGCCCCTGACTCGGCCCTTCGGGAACTATGCGGGTAACGTCTTCCAGGGCGTGGTCCTGGTGAACGGCAAGCCCGCTCCCTACACCCGCGTGGAAGTTGAGTTCTACAACAAGGACGGCAAGCGCCAGGCGCCCAACGACCGCATGGTCACCCAGGAAGTGCTGTGCGACGGCCAGGGCGTGTTCACCTTCGCTTGTCCCTGGAAGGGATGGTGGGGGTTTGCCGGTCTGAACACCGCCGAGAAGCCCTATGAGGGCCGTGAACTCGAAATGGGCGCTGTCATTTGGGTTGAAATGAAGTAA
- a CDS encoding bile acid:sodium symporter family protein, protein MIFEAVPRLIEKNFIPIAVALCAVALAYPPSFTWVKPHIPLGLGVIMFGMGLTLEFGDFAQILRKWPVVGLGMVLQYAIMPGLAVAISSVLGLPADIAIGMIVVGACPGGTASNVIAYLAKANVPLSVTMTLASTCLAPVLTPAIIYFLLERQVEIEFLSMVKSVFWIVVFPLIDGLILRRLLRRRLEPFLRWFPSLSIIVIALLIACIIGLNQATLLGLPFLALLAVILHNGFGLALGYGLARLARCQRRDARTLAIEVGMQNSGLGVALAVKHFGAASALPGALFSLWHNLSGVALAKRWRSLDK, encoded by the coding sequence ATGATTTTCGAAGCCGTACCCCGTCTCATCGAAAAAAACTTCATCCCCATCGCCGTGGCCCTGTGCGCGGTCGCGCTGGCCTATCCGCCTTCCTTCACCTGGGTGAAGCCGCACATCCCCCTGGGGCTGGGCGTCATCATGTTCGGCATGGGGCTGACCCTGGAGTTCGGCGACTTCGCCCAGATCCTGCGCAAGTGGCCCGTGGTCGGGCTGGGCATGGTCCTGCAATACGCCATCATGCCCGGGTTGGCCGTGGCCATTTCCTCTGTATTGGGGCTGCCTGCGGACATCGCCATCGGCATGATCGTGGTCGGGGCGTGTCCCGGCGGCACGGCGTCCAACGTCATCGCCTACCTGGCCAAGGCCAACGTCCCCCTGTCCGTGACCATGACCCTGGCCTCCACCTGCCTGGCCCCGGTGCTGACCCCGGCCATCATCTATTTCCTTCTGGAACGCCAGGTGGAGATCGAATTCCTGTCCATGGTCAAGTCCGTGTTCTGGATCGTGGTCTTTCCCCTGATCGACGGGCTGATACTGCGGCGGCTGCTCCGGCGGCGGCTGGAGCCGTTCCTGCGCTGGTTCCCGTCCCTGTCGATCATCGTCATTGCCTTGCTCATCGCCTGCATCATCGGCCTGAACCAGGCCACCCTCCTCGGATTGCCCTTCCTGGCCCTGCTGGCCGTGATCCTGCACAACGGGTTCGGCCTGGCCCTTGGCTACGGGCTGGCCCGGCTGGCGCGCTGCCAAAGGCGCGATGCCCGTACCCTGGCCATCGAGGTGGGCATGCAGAACTCCGGCCTGGGCGTGGCCCTGGCGGTGAAGCATTTCGGCGCGGCTTCGGCTCTGCCGGGCGCGCTTTTCAGCCTGTGGCACAATCTCTCCGGTGTGGCCCTGGCCAAGCGCTGGCGCTCCCTCGACAAATGA
- a CDS encoding OmpP1/FadL family transporter, which yields MKRASAFFVFSFLVCLLATTSMVHAGGFALYEWGNRALGMGTANYATGNDASVVAYNPAQMTRLEGTNVYAGVTAISPSSDVYINGNKNQTQNQVFPVPHGYVTHQLNDDWTLGVGVFTRFGLGTDYNNDWAGSTLLKDALLETFSLNPSAAYKVNDDLSIGGGIEIIKGSFIVRKDLPAAFGSGGLKTDVSGTSVAFNLGLLYDINDMLSLGVSYRSPVHFEGEGSAQVTGNGFGLNADGNCKMTADFPASYNLGLGFTPIEDLTIEFDVVYTQWEQFDRIEFDFSGFTLPDKSEDFNYKSTWRFQLGAEYLFTDYFALRAGYVYDQTPTRGDYASPMLPANDRQMFTLGAGYNWDKWTLDLAGMYIITKARTGMTMADAAGTSYSVDFKGGRTWGLGTSIGYSF from the coding sequence ATGAAACGCGCATCCGCATTCTTTGTTTTCAGTTTCCTGGTCTGTCTGCTGGCGACCACTTCCATGGTCCATGCCGGAGGCTTCGCCCTGTACGAGTGGGGCAACCGTGCCCTGGGCATGGGTACGGCCAACTACGCCACCGGCAATGACGCCTCCGTGGTCGCCTACAACCCGGCCCAGATGACCAGGCTCGAGGGAACCAACGTCTACGCGGGCGTGACGGCCATCTCGCCGTCTTCCGACGTATACATCAACGGCAACAAGAACCAGACCCAGAACCAGGTGTTCCCGGTTCCTCACGGGTACGTCACCCACCAGCTCAACGACGATTGGACCTTGGGCGTCGGCGTCTTCACCCGCTTCGGCCTGGGCACCGACTACAACAACGACTGGGCCGGTTCGACCCTGCTCAAGGACGCCCTGCTCGAGACTTTCTCCCTGAACCCGAGCGCTGCCTACAAGGTCAACGACGACCTCTCCATCGGCGGCGGCATCGAGATCATCAAGGGCAGCTTCATCGTGCGCAAGGACTTGCCCGCGGCATTCGGCAGCGGCGGCCTGAAGACCGACGTGAGCGGCACCTCCGTGGCCTTCAACCTCGGTCTGCTCTACGACATCAACGATATGCTTTCCCTGGGCGTGTCCTACCGTTCTCCCGTCCATTTCGAGGGTGAAGGCAGTGCCCAAGTCACGGGCAACGGGTTCGGCCTGAACGCCGACGGCAACTGCAAGATGACCGCCGACTTCCCGGCCAGCTACAACCTCGGCCTCGGCTTCACGCCCATCGAGGACCTGACCATCGAGTTCGACGTGGTCTACACCCAGTGGGAGCAGTTCGACCGCATCGAGTTCGACTTCTCCGGGTTCACCCTTCCCGACAAGAGCGAGGACTTCAACTACAAGTCCACCTGGCGCTTCCAGTTGGGGGCTGAATACCTGTTCACGGATTACTTCGCCTTGCGCGCGGGTTACGTCTACGACCAAACCCCGACCCGCGGGGACTACGCCTCCCCGATGCTGCCTGCCAACGACCGCCAGATGTTCACTCTGGGTGCGGGCTACAACTGGGACAAATGGACGCTTGACCTCGCTGGCATGTACATCATCACCAAGGCCCGCACCGGCATGACCATGGCTGATGCAGCTGGCACTTCCTACAGCGTGGACTTCAAGGGCGGACGCACCTGGGGTCTGGGCACTTCCATCGGCTACAGCTTCTAG
- a CDS encoding rhodanese-like domain-containing protein, with amino-acid sequence MSTISQMTPDQARRFMEAGKPDAYTLLDVRQDWEYEEDHLPGALHIPLPELPDRIQELDPEGTLLVYCASGGRSMAAAALLEGQGFEDINNLVGGMSAWEGHSAFGPMELGLVAYTGAESPAEVLLKAYAMEDALQIFYVERADMAETMERIQLFMELAGFEDKHKDTLYELYTRVVDEPMSRDEFEETALRNLAEEVEGGVPIGEFLDQFPGAFDDDQGVLQLASMVEAQALDYYLRCVRRSKVEETRKVLQILAREEKAHLKVLGKHMDRRE; translated from the coding sequence ATGTCGACCATATCGCAGATGACGCCCGATCAGGCCCGCAGATTCATGGAAGCAGGCAAGCCCGATGCCTACACCCTTCTCGATGTCCGCCAGGACTGGGAATACGAGGAGGACCATCTCCCCGGAGCGCTGCACATCCCCCTGCCGGAGCTCCCGGACCGCATTCAGGAGTTGGACCCCGAGGGGACGTTGCTCGTCTATTGCGCCTCCGGCGGGCGGAGCATGGCCGCCGCCGCGTTGTTGGAAGGGCAGGGCTTCGAGGACATCAACAACCTCGTGGGCGGTATGTCCGCCTGGGAAGGCCATTCCGCCTTCGGCCCCATGGAGCTGGGGCTGGTCGCCTACACAGGGGCGGAAAGCCCGGCCGAGGTGCTGCTCAAGGCCTACGCCATGGAGGACGCCCTCCAGATATTTTACGTGGAGCGCGCGGACATGGCCGAGACCATGGAGCGCATCCAGCTGTTCATGGAGCTGGCCGGGTTCGAGGACAAGCACAAGGACACCCTGTACGAGCTGTACACCCGTGTGGTCGACGAGCCCATGAGCCGGGACGAGTTCGAGGAGACCGCCCTGCGCAACCTGGCCGAGGAGGTCGAGGGCGGGGTACCCATCGGCGAATTTCTGGATCAGTTTCCGGGGGCCTTCGACGACGACCAGGGCGTGCTCCAGCTCGCCTCCATGGTCGAGGCCCAGGCCCTGGACTACTACCTGCGTTGTGTGCGGCGGTCCAAGGTGGAGGAGACCCGAAAGGTCCTCCAGATACTGGCCCGCGAGGAGAAGGCCCACCTCAAGGTGCTCGGCAAGCACATGGACCGGCGGGAATGA